One genomic region from Gadus morhua chromosome 9, gadMor3.0, whole genome shotgun sequence encodes:
- the LOC115550359 gene encoding aerolysin-like protein, with translation MGNSDSRPDIQHDGATTVSWIGGYGGDTFDFTGRNDGATLKKIGVSVGGEQIKAVRAELTNGRVETFGRANTSYQEFLFGPEERIISLTLWDNGQASRLGGIKFCTSLGVEFFSYMNRRSLKNGYSIDVGSGVCLGLQGKACKEIDCMGFLFIKAIDSAVLTKINFPSLRMSKPQVNNDFKKSKTYENNTAVDQEYKFAYSRPVKKSITWSNTTKIESNLMSVVAGIPDLMEVAGGFTLNMESEKSCSMTDQENIEESNVINVMVPAGKTMRVDVSGGRAVINLAYTAIVSITCQNGSELSFNTSGIYNRVAYTKVKEEISQIMS, from the exons ATGGGTAACAGCGATTCCAGACCCGATATTCAACATGACGG GGCGACTACAGTGTCTTGGATCGGTGGATACGGAGGCGATACATTTGATTTCACTGGCCGCAACGATGGTGCCACCCTCAAGAAGATTGGAGTGTCAGTGGGTGGCGAGCAGATCAAAGCTGTGCGGGCAGAACTGACCAACGGGCGTGTGGAGACCTTTGGAAGGGCAAACACATCTTACCAAGAATTTTTGTTCGGTCCTGAAGAGCGCATCATAAGCCTGACCTTGTGGGATAACGGTCAAGCGTCACGTCTGGGTGGCATCAAATTTTGTACGAGTTTGGGAGTAGAATTCTTCTCGTACATGAATCGCAGGTCGCTGAAGAACGGGTACTCTATCGATGTGGGGTCTGGAGTCTGCCTGGGGTTGCAGGGGAAAGCATGCAAAGAGATCGACTGTATGGGATTCCTCTTCATCAAGGCCATCGACTCGGCTGTGCTAACCAAAATAAACTTTCCCAGCCTGCGCATGTCCAAACCCCAG gtAAACAATGACTTTAAGAAGTCGAAGACTTATGAGAACAACACTGCTGTGGATCAAGAGTATAAATTTGCGTACAGCAGACCTGTGAAGAAGTCTATCACCTGGAGCAACACCACTAAGATAGAGTCCAACCTCATGTCTGTTGTAGCAGGGATCCCGGATCTGATGGAGGTGGCTGGTGGGTTTACCTTGAACATGGAATCTGAGAAGTCCTGCTCAATGACCGATCAAGAGAACATAGAAGAATCAAATGTGATCAATGTGATGGTCCCAGCAGGAAAAACCATGAGAGTTGATGTGTCAGGGGGTCGAGCAGTCATCAACCTTGCCTACACGGCCATCGTGTCTATCACATGCCAGAATGGCAGCGAGCTGAGCTTCAATACCTCCGGCATCTACAATCGTGTGGCTTACACTAAAGTGAAAGAAGAAATTAGTCAGATAATGTCATGA